A single region of the Gorilla gorilla gorilla isolate KB3781 chromosome 1, NHGRI_mGorGor1-v2.1_pri, whole genome shotgun sequence genome encodes:
- the PLEKHN1 gene encoding pleckstrin homology domain-containing family N member 1 isoform X3 has product MGNSQCVPQAPRRLRASFSRKPSLKGNRENSARMSAGLLGPEAARSGDAAANKLFHYIPGTDILDLENQRENLEQPFLSVFKKGRRRVPVRNLGKVVHYAKVQLRFQHSQDVSDCYLELFPAYLYFQAHGSEGLTFQGLLPLTELSVCPREGSREHAFQITGVWDASRAPRGTPDPGLGEGPALWLRSTCVYVCALSALPAGPLPAPLLVLCPSRAELDRWLYHLEKQMALLGGPRRCHSAPPQGSCGDELPWTLQRRLTQLRTASGHEPGGSAVCASRVKLQHLPAQEQWDRLLVLYPTSLAIFSEELDGLCFKGELPLRAVHINLEEKEKQIRSFLIEGPLINTIRVVCASYEDYGHWLLCLRAVTHREGAQPLPGAESFPGSQVMGSGRGSLSSGGQTSWDSGCLAPPSTRTSHSLPESSVPSTVGCSSQHTPDQANSDRTSIGRRRTELRRSGSSRSPGSKARAEGRGPVTPLHLDLTQLHRLSLESSPDAPDHTSETSHSPLYADPYTPPATSHRRVTDVRGLEEFLSAMQSAPGPMPLSPLPSVPVSVPASDPHSCSSGPAGPYLLSKKGALQSRAAQRHQGSAKDGGLQPPDSPQLMVGPPGGAGTPATTTSGTRLCLPPTRSAPSLEGLRPVGGLCSGSDGRGESSSRSVLLLRPL; this is encoded by the exons GACATCCTGGACCTGGAGAACCAGCGAGAAAACCTGGAGCAGCCATTCCTGAGTGTATTCAAGAAGGGGCGGCGGAGGGTGCCTGTGAGGAACCTGGGAAAAGTTGTGCATTACGCCAAGGTCCAGCTGCGGTTCCAGCACAGCCAG GATGTCAGCGACTGCTACCTGGAGTTATTCCCCGCCTACCTGTACTTCCAGGCCCACGGCTCGGAAGGACTCACATTTCAG GGGCTGTTACCGCTGACGGAGCTGAGCGTCTGCCCACGGGAGGGGTCCCGAGAGCACGCCTTCCAGATCACAGGTGTTTGGGATGCTTCCCGGGCCCCCAGAGGCACTCCTGACCCAGGACTTGGAGAGGGGCCTGCCCTGTGGCTGCGgagcacgtgtgtgtatgtgtgtgccctCTCTGCCCTGCCCGCAGGCCCGCTGCCCGCACCCCTCCTGGTGCTCTGCCCCAGCCGGGCCGAGCTGGACCGCTGGCTTTACCACCTGGAGAAGCAGATGGCCCTCCTCGGGGGGCCACGGCGCTGCCACTCGGCACCCCCACAG GGGTCCTGCGGAGACGAGCTCCCCTGGACTTTGCAGCGCCGTCTAACCCAGCTGCGGACGGCGTCAGGGCACGAACCCGGCGGCAGTGCTGTCTGTGCCTCGAGGGTCAAGCTGCAGCACCTGCCCGCACAG gagCAGTGGGACCGGCTCTTGGTCCTGTACCCAACGTCCTTGGCCATTTTCTCCGAGGAGCTGGACGGGCTTTGCTTCAAG GGAGAGCTCCCACTCCGTGCCGTCCACATCAacctggaggagaaggagaagcagaTCCGCTCCTTCCTGATTGAAG GCCCCCTCATCAACACCATCCGCGTGGTGTGCGCCAGCTACGAGGACTACGGTCACTGGCTGCTGTGCCTTCGCGCTGTCACCCACAGGGAGGGGGCCCAGCCGCTGCCTGGTGCCGAGAGCTTCCCAGGGTCGCAG GTTATGGGCAGTGGCCGAGGCTCGCTCTCCTCAGGCGGACAGACCAGTTGGGACTCGGGGTGCTTGGCGCCCCCCTCCACCCGCACCAGCCACTCCCTGCCTGAGTCCTCAGTGCCATCCACCGTGGGCTGCTCCTCCCAGCACACACCG GACCAGGCCAACTCTGATCGCACCAGCATTGGCCGACGGAGGACCGAGCTGAGACGCAGTGGCAGCAGCCGGTCACCCGGGAGCAAGGCCCGGGCAGAGGGCCGCGGCCCTGTCACCCCACTGCACCTGGACCTGACCCAG CTGCACAGGCTGAGCCTGGAGAGCAGCCCAGATGCCCCTGACCACACTTCGGAAACATCACACTCGCCCCTCTATGCCGACCCCTACACGCCACCAGCCACCTCCCACCGCAGGGTCACAGATGTCCGGGGCCTGGAGGAG TTCCTCAGTGCCATGCAGAGTGCACCTGGACCCATGCCCTTGAGCCCACTCCCCTCGGTGCCTGTGTCTGTGCCTGCCTCTGACCCTCACTCCTGCTCCTCCGGCCCCGCTGGCCCCTACTTGCTCTCCAAGAAGGGAGCCCTGCAGTCCAGAGCCGCTCAGAGACACCAGGGCTCAGCCAAGGATGGGGGGCTGCAGCCCCCAGACTCCCCTCAGCTT ATGGTCGGTCCCCCAGGAGGAGCCGGGACCCCGGCTACGACCACCTCTGGGACGAGACTTTGTCTTCCTCCCACCAGAAGTGCCCCCAGCTTGGAGGGCCTGAGGCCAGTGGGGGGCTTGTGCAGTGGATCTGATGGCCGCGGTGAG AGCTCCAGCCGGAGTGTCTTGCTGCTCAGACCCCTCTGA
- the PLEKHN1 gene encoding pleckstrin homology domain-containing family N member 1 isoform X2 has protein sequence MGNSQCVPQAPRRLRASFSRKPSLKGNRENSARMSAGLLGPEAARSGDAAANKLFHYIPGTDILDLENQRENLEQPFLSVFKKGRRRVPVRNLGKVVHYAKVQLRFQHSQDVSDCYLELFPAYLYFQAHGSEGLTFQGLLPLTELSVCPREGSREHAFQITGPLPAPLLVLCPSRAELDRWLYHLEKQMALLGGPRRCHSAPPQGSCGDELPWTLQRRLTQLRTASGHEPGGSAVCASRVKLQHLPAQEQWDRLLVLYPTSLAIFSEELDGLCFKGELPLRAVHINLEEKEKQIRSFLIEGPLINTIRVVCASYEDYGHWLLCLRAVTHREGAQPLPGAESFPGSQVMGSGRGSLSSGGQTSWDSGCLAPPSTRTSHSLPESSVPSTVGCSSQHTPDQANSDRTSIGRRRTELRRSGSSRSPGSKARAEGRGPVTPLHLDLTQLHRLSLESSPDAPDHTSETSHSPLYADPYTPPATSHRRVTDVRGLEEFLSAMQSAPGPMPLSPLPSVPVSVPASDPHSCSSGPAGPYLLSKKGALQSRAAQRHQGSAKDGGLQPPDSPQLMVGPPGGAGTPATTTSGTRLCLPPTRSAPSLEGLRPVGGLCSGSDGRGELPHRSPRDNPRSPALHLMPPNSPSAPAPRAPGEGLVALPQTPTLQGPLHWGGAGRAFTVSGQSPQRPWPQSFEDQE, from the exons GACATCCTGGACCTGGAGAACCAGCGAGAAAACCTGGAGCAGCCATTCCTGAGTGTATTCAAGAAGGGGCGGCGGAGGGTGCCTGTGAGGAACCTGGGAAAAGTTGTGCATTACGCCAAGGTCCAGCTGCGGTTCCAGCACAGCCAG GATGTCAGCGACTGCTACCTGGAGTTATTCCCCGCCTACCTGTACTTCCAGGCCCACGGCTCGGAAGGACTCACATTTCAG GGGCTGTTACCGCTGACGGAGCTGAGCGTCTGCCCACGGGAGGGGTCCCGAGAGCACGCCTTCCAGATCACAG GCCCGCTGCCCGCACCCCTCCTGGTGCTCTGCCCCAGCCGGGCCGAGCTGGACCGCTGGCTTTACCACCTGGAGAAGCAGATGGCCCTCCTCGGGGGGCCACGGCGCTGCCACTCGGCACCCCCACAG GGGTCCTGCGGAGACGAGCTCCCCTGGACTTTGCAGCGCCGTCTAACCCAGCTGCGGACGGCGTCAGGGCACGAACCCGGCGGCAGTGCTGTCTGTGCCTCGAGGGTCAAGCTGCAGCACCTGCCCGCACAG gagCAGTGGGACCGGCTCTTGGTCCTGTACCCAACGTCCTTGGCCATTTTCTCCGAGGAGCTGGACGGGCTTTGCTTCAAG GGAGAGCTCCCACTCCGTGCCGTCCACATCAacctggaggagaaggagaagcagaTCCGCTCCTTCCTGATTGAAG GCCCCCTCATCAACACCATCCGCGTGGTGTGCGCCAGCTACGAGGACTACGGTCACTGGCTGCTGTGCCTTCGCGCTGTCACCCACAGGGAGGGGGCCCAGCCGCTGCCTGGTGCCGAGAGCTTCCCAGGGTCGCAG GTTATGGGCAGTGGCCGAGGCTCGCTCTCCTCAGGCGGACAGACCAGTTGGGACTCGGGGTGCTTGGCGCCCCCCTCCACCCGCACCAGCCACTCCCTGCCTGAGTCCTCAGTGCCATCCACCGTGGGCTGCTCCTCCCAGCACACACCG GACCAGGCCAACTCTGATCGCACCAGCATTGGCCGACGGAGGACCGAGCTGAGACGCAGTGGCAGCAGCCGGTCACCCGGGAGCAAGGCCCGGGCAGAGGGCCGCGGCCCTGTCACCCCACTGCACCTGGACCTGACCCAG CTGCACAGGCTGAGCCTGGAGAGCAGCCCAGATGCCCCTGACCACACTTCGGAAACATCACACTCGCCCCTCTATGCCGACCCCTACACGCCACCAGCCACCTCCCACCGCAGGGTCACAGATGTCCGGGGCCTGGAGGAG TTCCTCAGTGCCATGCAGAGTGCACCTGGACCCATGCCCTTGAGCCCACTCCCCTCGGTGCCTGTGTCTGTGCCTGCCTCTGACCCTCACTCCTGCTCCTCCGGCCCCGCTGGCCCCTACTTGCTCTCCAAGAAGGGAGCCCTGCAGTCCAGAGCCGCTCAGAGACACCAGGGCTCAGCCAAGGATGGGGGGCTGCAGCCCCCAGACTCCCCTCAGCTT ATGGTCGGTCCCCCAGGAGGAGCCGGGACCCCGGCTACGACCACCTCTGGGACGAGACTTTGTCTTCCTCCCACCAGAAGTGCCCCCAGCTTGGAGGGCCTGAGGCCAGTGGGGGGCTTGTGCAGTGGATCTGATGGCCGCGGTGAG CTGCCCCACAGGAGCCCCCGGGACAACCCCAGGAGCCCAGCCCTCCATCTGATGCCACCGAATTCTCCCTCTGCACCTGCACCCAGGGCTCCCGGGGAGGGGCTCGTGGCTCTGCCACAGACCCCCACCCTGCAGGGGCCGCTGCactggggaggggcaggcagaGCCTTCACTGTCTCAGGCCAGAGCCCGCAGAGGCCTTGGCCACAGTCCTTCGAGGATCAAGAGTGA
- the PLEKHN1 gene encoding pleckstrin homology domain-containing family N member 1 isoform X1 — translation MGNSQCVPQAPRRLRASFSRKPSLKGNRENSARMSAGLLGPEAARSGDAAANKLFHYIPGTDILDLENQRENLEQPFLSVFKKGRRRVPVRNLGKVVHYAKVQLRFQHSQDVSDCYLELFPAYLYFQAHGSEGLTFQGLLPLTELSVCPREGSREHAFQITGVWDASRAPRGTPDPGLGEGPALWLRSTCVYVCALSALPAGPLPAPLLVLCPSRAELDRWLYHLEKQMALLGGPRRCHSAPPQGSCGDELPWTLQRRLTQLRTASGHEPGGSAVCASRVKLQHLPAQEQWDRLLVLYPTSLAIFSEELDGLCFKGELPLRAVHINLEEKEKQIRSFLIEGPLINTIRVVCASYEDYGHWLLCLRAVTHREGAQPLPGAESFPGSQVMGSGRGSLSSGGQTSWDSGCLAPPSTRTSHSLPESSVPSTVGCSSQHTPDQANSDRTSIGRRRTELRRSGSSRSPGSKARAEGRGPVTPLHLDLTQLHRLSLESSPDAPDHTSETSHSPLYADPYTPPATSHRRVTDVRGLEEFLSAMQSAPGPMPLSPLPSVPVSVPASDPHSCSSGPAGPYLLSKKGALQSRAAQRHQGSAKDGGLQPPDSPQLMVGPPGGAGTPATTTSGTRLCLPPTRSAPSLEGLRPVGGLCSGSDGRGELPHRSPRDNPRSPALHLMPPNSPSAPAPRAPGEGLVALPQTPTLQGPLHWGGAGRAFTVSGQSPQRPWPQSFEDQE, via the exons GACATCCTGGACCTGGAGAACCAGCGAGAAAACCTGGAGCAGCCATTCCTGAGTGTATTCAAGAAGGGGCGGCGGAGGGTGCCTGTGAGGAACCTGGGAAAAGTTGTGCATTACGCCAAGGTCCAGCTGCGGTTCCAGCACAGCCAG GATGTCAGCGACTGCTACCTGGAGTTATTCCCCGCCTACCTGTACTTCCAGGCCCACGGCTCGGAAGGACTCACATTTCAG GGGCTGTTACCGCTGACGGAGCTGAGCGTCTGCCCACGGGAGGGGTCCCGAGAGCACGCCTTCCAGATCACAGGTGTTTGGGATGCTTCCCGGGCCCCCAGAGGCACTCCTGACCCAGGACTTGGAGAGGGGCCTGCCCTGTGGCTGCGgagcacgtgtgtgtatgtgtgtgccctCTCTGCCCTGCCCGCAGGCCCGCTGCCCGCACCCCTCCTGGTGCTCTGCCCCAGCCGGGCCGAGCTGGACCGCTGGCTTTACCACCTGGAGAAGCAGATGGCCCTCCTCGGGGGGCCACGGCGCTGCCACTCGGCACCCCCACAG GGGTCCTGCGGAGACGAGCTCCCCTGGACTTTGCAGCGCCGTCTAACCCAGCTGCGGACGGCGTCAGGGCACGAACCCGGCGGCAGTGCTGTCTGTGCCTCGAGGGTCAAGCTGCAGCACCTGCCCGCACAG gagCAGTGGGACCGGCTCTTGGTCCTGTACCCAACGTCCTTGGCCATTTTCTCCGAGGAGCTGGACGGGCTTTGCTTCAAG GGAGAGCTCCCACTCCGTGCCGTCCACATCAacctggaggagaaggagaagcagaTCCGCTCCTTCCTGATTGAAG GCCCCCTCATCAACACCATCCGCGTGGTGTGCGCCAGCTACGAGGACTACGGTCACTGGCTGCTGTGCCTTCGCGCTGTCACCCACAGGGAGGGGGCCCAGCCGCTGCCTGGTGCCGAGAGCTTCCCAGGGTCGCAG GTTATGGGCAGTGGCCGAGGCTCGCTCTCCTCAGGCGGACAGACCAGTTGGGACTCGGGGTGCTTGGCGCCCCCCTCCACCCGCACCAGCCACTCCCTGCCTGAGTCCTCAGTGCCATCCACCGTGGGCTGCTCCTCCCAGCACACACCG GACCAGGCCAACTCTGATCGCACCAGCATTGGCCGACGGAGGACCGAGCTGAGACGCAGTGGCAGCAGCCGGTCACCCGGGAGCAAGGCCCGGGCAGAGGGCCGCGGCCCTGTCACCCCACTGCACCTGGACCTGACCCAG CTGCACAGGCTGAGCCTGGAGAGCAGCCCAGATGCCCCTGACCACACTTCGGAAACATCACACTCGCCCCTCTATGCCGACCCCTACACGCCACCAGCCACCTCCCACCGCAGGGTCACAGATGTCCGGGGCCTGGAGGAG TTCCTCAGTGCCATGCAGAGTGCACCTGGACCCATGCCCTTGAGCCCACTCCCCTCGGTGCCTGTGTCTGTGCCTGCCTCTGACCCTCACTCCTGCTCCTCCGGCCCCGCTGGCCCCTACTTGCTCTCCAAGAAGGGAGCCCTGCAGTCCAGAGCCGCTCAGAGACACCAGGGCTCAGCCAAGGATGGGGGGCTGCAGCCCCCAGACTCCCCTCAGCTT ATGGTCGGTCCCCCAGGAGGAGCCGGGACCCCGGCTACGACCACCTCTGGGACGAGACTTTGTCTTCCTCCCACCAGAAGTGCCCCCAGCTTGGAGGGCCTGAGGCCAGTGGGGGGCTTGTGCAGTGGATCTGATGGCCGCGGTGAG CTGCCCCACAGGAGCCCCCGGGACAACCCCAGGAGCCCAGCCCTCCATCTGATGCCACCGAATTCTCCCTCTGCACCTGCACCCAGGGCTCCCGGGGAGGGGCTCGTGGCTCTGCCACAGACCCCCACCCTGCAGGGGCCGCTGCactggggaggggcaggcagaGCCTTCACTGTCTCAGGCCAGAGCCCGCAGAGGCCTTGGCCACAGTCCTTCGAGGATCAAGAGTGA
- the PLEKHN1 gene encoding pleckstrin homology domain-containing family N member 1 isoform X7, whose amino-acid sequence MGNSQCVPQAPRRLRASFSRKPSLKGNRENSARMSAGLLGPEAARSGDAAANKLFHYIPGTDILDLENQRENLEQPFLSVFKKGRRRVPVRNLGKVVHYAKVQLRFQHSQDVSDCYLELFPAYLYFQAHGSEGLTFQGLLPLTELSVCPREGSREHAFQITGPLPAPLLVLCPSRAELDRWLYHLEKQMALLGGPRRCHSAPPQGSCGDELPWTLQRRLTQLRTASGHEPGGSAVCASRVKLQHLPAQEQWDRLLVLYPTSLAIFSEELDGLCFKGELPLRAVHINLEEKEKQIRSFLIEGPLINTIRVVCASYEDYGHWLLCLRAVTHREGAQPLPGAESFPGSQVMGSGRGSLSSGGQTSWDSGCLAPPSTRTSHSLPESSVPSTVGCSSQHTPDQANSDRTSIGRRRTELRRSGSSRSPGSKARAEGRGPVTPLHLDLTQLHRLSLESSPDAPDHTSETSHSPLYADPYTPPATSHRRVTDVRGLEEFLSAMQSAPGPMPLSPLPSVPVSVPASDPHSCSSGPAGPYLLSKKGALQSRAAQRHQGSAKDGGLQPPDSPQLADTSLPSLPDGRSPRRSRDPGYDHLWDETLSSSHQKCPQLGGPEASGGLVQWI is encoded by the exons GACATCCTGGACCTGGAGAACCAGCGAGAAAACCTGGAGCAGCCATTCCTGAGTGTATTCAAGAAGGGGCGGCGGAGGGTGCCTGTGAGGAACCTGGGAAAAGTTGTGCATTACGCCAAGGTCCAGCTGCGGTTCCAGCACAGCCAG GATGTCAGCGACTGCTACCTGGAGTTATTCCCCGCCTACCTGTACTTCCAGGCCCACGGCTCGGAAGGACTCACATTTCAG GGGCTGTTACCGCTGACGGAGCTGAGCGTCTGCCCACGGGAGGGGTCCCGAGAGCACGCCTTCCAGATCACAG GCCCGCTGCCCGCACCCCTCCTGGTGCTCTGCCCCAGCCGGGCCGAGCTGGACCGCTGGCTTTACCACCTGGAGAAGCAGATGGCCCTCCTCGGGGGGCCACGGCGCTGCCACTCGGCACCCCCACAG GGGTCCTGCGGAGACGAGCTCCCCTGGACTTTGCAGCGCCGTCTAACCCAGCTGCGGACGGCGTCAGGGCACGAACCCGGCGGCAGTGCTGTCTGTGCCTCGAGGGTCAAGCTGCAGCACCTGCCCGCACAG gagCAGTGGGACCGGCTCTTGGTCCTGTACCCAACGTCCTTGGCCATTTTCTCCGAGGAGCTGGACGGGCTTTGCTTCAAG GGAGAGCTCCCACTCCGTGCCGTCCACATCAacctggaggagaaggagaagcagaTCCGCTCCTTCCTGATTGAAG GCCCCCTCATCAACACCATCCGCGTGGTGTGCGCCAGCTACGAGGACTACGGTCACTGGCTGCTGTGCCTTCGCGCTGTCACCCACAGGGAGGGGGCCCAGCCGCTGCCTGGTGCCGAGAGCTTCCCAGGGTCGCAG GTTATGGGCAGTGGCCGAGGCTCGCTCTCCTCAGGCGGACAGACCAGTTGGGACTCGGGGTGCTTGGCGCCCCCCTCCACCCGCACCAGCCACTCCCTGCCTGAGTCCTCAGTGCCATCCACCGTGGGCTGCTCCTCCCAGCACACACCG GACCAGGCCAACTCTGATCGCACCAGCATTGGCCGACGGAGGACCGAGCTGAGACGCAGTGGCAGCAGCCGGTCACCCGGGAGCAAGGCCCGGGCAGAGGGCCGCGGCCCTGTCACCCCACTGCACCTGGACCTGACCCAG CTGCACAGGCTGAGCCTGGAGAGCAGCCCAGATGCCCCTGACCACACTTCGGAAACATCACACTCGCCCCTCTATGCCGACCCCTACACGCCACCAGCCACCTCCCACCGCAGGGTCACAGATGTCCGGGGCCTGGAGGAG TTCCTCAGTGCCATGCAGAGTGCACCTGGACCCATGCCCTTGAGCCCACTCCCCTCGGTGCCTGTGTCTGTGCCTGCCTCTGACCCTCACTCCTGCTCCTCCGGCCCCGCTGGCCCCTACTTGCTCTCCAAGAAGGGAGCCCTGCAGTCCAGAGCCGCTCAGAGACACCAGGGCTCAGCCAAGGATGGGGGGCTGCAGCCCCCAGACTCCCCTCAGCTT GCTGACACATCTCTGCCTTCCCTACCAGATGGTCGGTCCCCCAGGAGGAGCCGGGACCCCGGCTACGACCACCTCTGGGACGAGACTTTGTCTTCCTCCCACCAGAAGTGCCCCCAGCTTGGAGGGCCTGAGGCCAGTGGGGGGCTTGTGCAGTGGATCTGA
- the PLEKHN1 gene encoding pleckstrin homology domain-containing family N member 1 isoform X5 yields the protein MGNSQCVPQAPRRLRASFSRKPSLKGNRENSARMSAGLLGPEAARSGDAAANKLFHYIPGTDILDLENQRENLEQPFLSVFKKGRRRVPVRNLGKVVHYAKVQLRFQHSQDVSDCYLELFPAYLYFQAHGSEGLTFQGLLPLTELSVCPREGSREHAFQITGVWDASRAPRGTPDPGLGEGPALWLRSTCVYVCALSALPAGPLPAPLLVLCPSRAELDRWLYHLEKQMALLGGPRRCHSAPPQGSCGDELPWTLQRRLTQLRTASGHEPGGSAVCASRVKLQHLPAQEQWDRLLVLYPTSLAIFSEELDGLCFKGELPLRAVHINLEEKEKQIRSFLIEGPLINTIRVVCASYEDYGHWLLCLRAVTHREGAQPLPGAESFPGSQVMGSGRGSLSSGGQTSWDSGCLAPPSTRTSHSLPESSVPSTVGCSSQHTPDQANSDRTSIGRRRTELRRSGSSRSPGSKARAEGRGPVTPLHLDLTQLHRLSLESSPDAPDHTSETSHSPLYADPYTPPATSHRRVTDVRGLEEFLSAMQSAPGPMPLSPLPSVPVSVPASDPHSCSSGPAGPYLLSKKGALQSRAAQRHQGSAKDGGLQPPDSPQLADTSLPSLPDGRSPRRSRDPGYDHLWDETLSSSHQKCPQLGGPEASGGLVQWI from the exons GACATCCTGGACCTGGAGAACCAGCGAGAAAACCTGGAGCAGCCATTCCTGAGTGTATTCAAGAAGGGGCGGCGGAGGGTGCCTGTGAGGAACCTGGGAAAAGTTGTGCATTACGCCAAGGTCCAGCTGCGGTTCCAGCACAGCCAG GATGTCAGCGACTGCTACCTGGAGTTATTCCCCGCCTACCTGTACTTCCAGGCCCACGGCTCGGAAGGACTCACATTTCAG GGGCTGTTACCGCTGACGGAGCTGAGCGTCTGCCCACGGGAGGGGTCCCGAGAGCACGCCTTCCAGATCACAGGTGTTTGGGATGCTTCCCGGGCCCCCAGAGGCACTCCTGACCCAGGACTTGGAGAGGGGCCTGCCCTGTGGCTGCGgagcacgtgtgtgtatgtgtgtgccctCTCTGCCCTGCCCGCAGGCCCGCTGCCCGCACCCCTCCTGGTGCTCTGCCCCAGCCGGGCCGAGCTGGACCGCTGGCTTTACCACCTGGAGAAGCAGATGGCCCTCCTCGGGGGGCCACGGCGCTGCCACTCGGCACCCCCACAG GGGTCCTGCGGAGACGAGCTCCCCTGGACTTTGCAGCGCCGTCTAACCCAGCTGCGGACGGCGTCAGGGCACGAACCCGGCGGCAGTGCTGTCTGTGCCTCGAGGGTCAAGCTGCAGCACCTGCCCGCACAG gagCAGTGGGACCGGCTCTTGGTCCTGTACCCAACGTCCTTGGCCATTTTCTCCGAGGAGCTGGACGGGCTTTGCTTCAAG GGAGAGCTCCCACTCCGTGCCGTCCACATCAacctggaggagaaggagaagcagaTCCGCTCCTTCCTGATTGAAG GCCCCCTCATCAACACCATCCGCGTGGTGTGCGCCAGCTACGAGGACTACGGTCACTGGCTGCTGTGCCTTCGCGCTGTCACCCACAGGGAGGGGGCCCAGCCGCTGCCTGGTGCCGAGAGCTTCCCAGGGTCGCAG GTTATGGGCAGTGGCCGAGGCTCGCTCTCCTCAGGCGGACAGACCAGTTGGGACTCGGGGTGCTTGGCGCCCCCCTCCACCCGCACCAGCCACTCCCTGCCTGAGTCCTCAGTGCCATCCACCGTGGGCTGCTCCTCCCAGCACACACCG GACCAGGCCAACTCTGATCGCACCAGCATTGGCCGACGGAGGACCGAGCTGAGACGCAGTGGCAGCAGCCGGTCACCCGGGAGCAAGGCCCGGGCAGAGGGCCGCGGCCCTGTCACCCCACTGCACCTGGACCTGACCCAG CTGCACAGGCTGAGCCTGGAGAGCAGCCCAGATGCCCCTGACCACACTTCGGAAACATCACACTCGCCCCTCTATGCCGACCCCTACACGCCACCAGCCACCTCCCACCGCAGGGTCACAGATGTCCGGGGCCTGGAGGAG TTCCTCAGTGCCATGCAGAGTGCACCTGGACCCATGCCCTTGAGCCCACTCCCCTCGGTGCCTGTGTCTGTGCCTGCCTCTGACCCTCACTCCTGCTCCTCCGGCCCCGCTGGCCCCTACTTGCTCTCCAAGAAGGGAGCCCTGCAGTCCAGAGCCGCTCAGAGACACCAGGGCTCAGCCAAGGATGGGGGGCTGCAGCCCCCAGACTCCCCTCAGCTT GCTGACACATCTCTGCCTTCCCTACCAGATGGTCGGTCCCCCAGGAGGAGCCGGGACCCCGGCTACGACCACCTCTGGGACGAGACTTTGTCTTCCTCCCACCAGAAGTGCCCCCAGCTTGGAGGGCCTGAGGCCAGTGGGGGGCTTGTGCAGTGGATCTGA